The genomic stretch CCAAGGGGCGACTGTCGCTGCGGATGAAGAACATGGGCGGGTGGAGAAGCGAGCTGAGTTTCTTCTCGACCAAGAGCGGGCTCGACGACGTGGTGGtgagcggcgaggagccgTCGgacagggcgcggcgcgacggcgccgcctcgccgcggaaggagacacTCAAGTTGGGGGAGTCCACCCCCGGAGTGCGGCGAAGGTCCTCCGCGATGCACCCTAACTTGCCTGCAGGGACCCCGCGCCGGGTCCTGGGGCCCGCGGCGTCCACGAGCCCCCGGGACTTCGACGGCGCGGGGGCCAGCACCCTCCTCGACGACGGTGAGGGCAGCTCGCGGCacaggcgaggacgcagggagaggcgcagacggcgaaagcggagagatcgcggaggaaggcgaggcagggccgacgcggaggggaGAGATGGCGATGGAGAGCTGGGCGACGGGGAGTCGAATGCGTCCGAGGGGTCGCAGTCGCCCCGTGGAAGCTCTTCCGACAGCggtgcctcgctctcctcgtctctctcctcagaggactcgggcgcgcgccggcgacgggaCAGCAGCAGTCACCGGGGTGCGGCATCGCCcgacgagagcggcgacAGTCTGAACAGCCCGGACGATCCGCTGTCGTATGCGCACCACAAAGTGCGCGAATCGAGTTCAGGGACTCtagccgcggaggacgaccgcgacgccgcggagattCCGCTTCTCGCCGAGCAAGCGACccacgaaggcgagcgcatCCGCATCTTCAGCCGCTTGCCGTTCGCCGTCGGGCGAGACCGCGACATgcagggcgcgcaggccttcACCAAGCAGCGCGTCGTTCAGGTCGCCAATTACGAAATGGCGCACCTGGGCTTCTCCGTCCTCACCTACTTCCTCGACAGCAGCGTCACGCCGGGAACGGCCGACTCCACCATGGCACTCCTCATCTGAGGCCGAGGGGTGAAACGACAAGCCTAGTGCGGAACATGCGCGCTGCCCCGCCTGTAAAGGGCATCCCCGAGCCGTCGAAAACCATTAATTCACAGGGGGGCAAGTCGCAGAGACAACCAGCCGCCCCAAAGCGAGGCGTGCGACGAGCGGCCGAAGGCAAATGACAAGGCGACTTAGCAGTGTGCATTGTCCATTTGTGCACGATAGATGTGCTTTGAGGGTGCAGAGCTCTTCTGCGGTTGATTGGAAGTGTGGTTCCAGAAATGGGTGTCTTTTTTGCTGCAGTCTACTGTAATCCCGACAACTATTTTCATAGCTCTTTGACTAATTCATGTCTGATGCGAACGCCTAAGCCTCGCAAACTGCCTGGGCTGTGCAGGCCATCTAAAGTTCGTCCATGCCCTCGCCTTTGGAGGCACGTCTCTCAGCTCGCAGCACCCTTCGTAGGGGCGAAACGCTGCGCGTGCTGGTTCGATTTCTGTTAGTCGCCGAATCACGGTCTCAGCCTTGAACCGgtgggaggggagggggagggctGTAACCGCGAGGAGCTAAATTCAGCCCGGACAGGTTTCACAGAAAATAGATCCCCCGCCAGATAAGCAGCCCACGGGACGAACCCCTCGCGCATGGGGAACTACCTTGCGACAGCCTGTAACCCGACATGCTGAGCGGCGAGGGGATGTGTGATGCCTTAGTAACACACGCGGGTAGTGAGGCATATGCAAGCAGTCTTATCCCCTACGAGAGAAGATGCCAGCAGAGGCGACTGACTGGTCAGCAGAGGTGGCAGCCTGAaagcgaggggggggggggggaactGGCTCAGGCTCTTTTCTTTGTGTTCGTTCGAAGGCTGAAACGTCGGGTGTTTTCGTGTTAAGCGGTCGCAAAGGCGTGTCAATCGCGCGGATTTAGTTCCCACGGATACCCAAACTGTTGCTTTACGGCCACACGCAAGTGCGGAGGTACGCACTGGCATCCACAAAAGAGAGCAGCGAGACGAAAGTCACAGTCGTTACTAAAAGTAGCTTCATTCGCATGTCGTTtagcggagaggcagacaccGCCATCGCCATCGTACGCAGGCACACGCAGTCGAGCGGTGGGAAGAGGTTTTTGCTGTTCAAAACTAGGTTATGCGCCTCGCAGATGCGCCGGGGTGGCCTTTCTGTCGCTTTCTGccagcgcctcagcggcctcAGTCgttggcgacgccgcccttGCCGTACATCAGCCACGTCTCCTTGGGGGCATCGCCCTTTTGATAGGTGTCCTACAGAAATCGGAAAGGAGAATCAAAGAACCCCCTAGGCTTAATGAAAGACACAGACACGGCGCAGCCACATCCTGATAAAGACACTACACCCacctcgcctgcgggccGCGCCAGCATGGATGCGTCTGCTTGCATCAGCGAATGCCCCCTTCGAACACGTGATATGGAAACTAAGGCTTGGCTATGAGCAGCTACGACTCTGCCGTCGAGTCTTCTCGCCGGGCACGTCAAAGGCGAACAGACAGTGGCTAGGAGTCTGTGCCGCTGTGTACCAAGCCACACTACGGTGACGCTCTCGCGCAGTCAAAATAGGTGCGACGCCCTAACAGGGGCTGAGGCAAACTGGAacggagcgacgcggcgggaagacgcggcgtcttctgccgAAGTCCGGGGCGTCTGCGGAAGCGCCCGGTGCCCGTTCAGAGATGCAGTTGACACgcaaaccctaaaccgtaAGCCCGATTCGCGCGGCGGTTTGTGGAGAGCTTGCCTCAAAAGAATCATCCCAGAAAGAgtttctgcctcgcgccaGCCCCCGGCAATATCTCAGTGCTGCGCGTCTACAGATAGGGATGGAAGGACAGGCAGCTCGATAGCTCGCGACCCCAGGCATCCTTGCGCTCGAATGTATCCCAGGTGGGGAGGCGCAGGACTGCGGGAGAGACTGAAGCGCTTACGAGAAGATACTGAGCAATCGCCGCAGAGTTGCCGAGCTCGACGTCGGTGTTGGGGTCGCGGAGGTACGTGGGAATGGCGGAGGCGTAGCAGGCCAGGCCGAAGCAGTTCGCGGGGAACGCCGATGGCCATGAGCGCGTCTTGCCAacgggcgacggccgcgtctTCCCGCTGCCGATCGCAGTCGTGTGGAGCGTGTAGGGCAGCTCCCTGCAAGAATACCGGACGGAAACCGCGCGTGCACGAGTGGAAACGGGGACTCCAAGCAACACGTGCTGTCAAGAAAGTCGTATCAGTTTCGGCGGACGACGCCAGTGTGCAGGGGTCGACGCGCGGGCTTCGAGGCACGTTTGCCTTGAGACTCTCTTCTGCGCACACGCCCCTCGCGCAAAGGTCTGGCCGCAGGGCGGAAACCGACTGACGTTCCCACGGACGGTGAAGGGAACGGCCGCATGCAACATCGTAGACTTTCTTTTCCTGTCGTGCTGCTACCTCTCCAACTAGAAAGCTATAAAAAGCCCGAAATGCCCCTCACCGACGCCCCATCCGCGGGTACTGGGGCGTGTGAACGAATGACCAATACAAAGGCACGCGGCCGAAAGAGACACGCAATGTAGGAAGGGCGAAGCGTACGATGAGGACGGCAAGCAGGGATCCTCGCACACGCAGACGTCACTTACAAGCTCGTGAGAATttcgcggacgcggcgggtgggcgccgaggcctcgCACCCCCAGAGCTCCAGAGGCTGAGAAAACGCACAAAACCCGAAACAGCTTCGTCAGAAGACCGGGAATCAGGTCCTGGCACTTTTGTTTACAACTGCCACAcaacggcggcgccgagacaTATTTATTCACATGCCTGCGTGGCCATAGGCTACAGAAAAGCAAAAGACCGAAATGAACCGTTCCACGCGTCCGTGAGGCGATCTGTAGCTGTGACtgaagacgccgcagtctctgcacacgcggtgcgcacgcgagacgcTGGAACCTCGCAATGGAAACACGACAGCAACGCGTTAGGGTGTGTAAGGGAGGACGTCGGCTTCGCGAAAAAGCTTACCTTCTTAGGCACCTCGGCAGGCACGCGCAGAATGCCAGCAGTCATCATGGGGCCTgcacagagacgcgcgagtccATCGATCTACAGGTCGTCTAGGTGCAGGCTACCCGAATGAGACCTCAACAAGCTGAAAGTGCACTAGCTAACAAGTCGAACGAGAGAGGACACAAAGTTACAGGCAAACGCTCGGCGGCGTGTCGGGAAGCATGCCAAACTGGAACAATGAATCCAACATGCATGCGAAAAGGCCTCACGAATCTCGAAGCAACCAACAAAACAAAGCGACCGGTCAAGATACATGGcacagaagaagcgaaagcaaTCCGGCGAGACAGCCTCCGCCAGTGTGTTTCCTGCAAAACGCGCATCTATCAGAAGAAACGACGATGCACATCTTGCATAATTGgggcgagcggagaggcgacgccacAGTAGACATTAAATTCTACAGTGGGGTAGTGCTCCACCACGCGAGAGGGGGGGCGAAGGAAGCTCCCTAAGGAGGGCTCCAAGTAGAGTCAGAAACCGGTTATGTCGGTGTCGGGCGGCGCTTGGAAGCTACTTACGGCAGAAAGTGgtgagagggagggagatcATCTCGAAGAATCCAACTTTGGCGAGCCTGTAGttcagcggcgcgcgcgcgttggAGCCGTACTCTCGCCACAGGTACTTGATGATCTCGTCAGACTGATACATACGGACGCCGCTGTTTGCTGAAAAAACGCGCAGCAGGGAAGAGCGTCGTGGCTGTCAGAAAGAAAGTCCTCTATTAGCGGCTCTCACACATTCGGTTTCGCCACCAAGAGACAAAACTTTGATATCTTCACCACATCCATTCCCGTGCTGCTCGCAAGCGCTCAACAAACTTACGGTCCTCCAAATAGGGAAACATCAAAGATCCACCTGCCCTTTTAACAGTCGGACGATACCTAAGTCGAGCAATGCAGCAAAGAGAGACACATGTTGTGCATGCCACATTGAAATTGAGAACAACCACAGACGTACATATAAGTGGATGGAGGTACATACAAAGCGCGCTGTTGCTCACATGGGGCTTCGGTCTCGTGCTGAAAGCGTGTGCAGTTCGGTTTCCGCCGCATAATACTATATGGGCCATTCTGCGGTGGTGCAGTCTCTGGCTAGCTCTTCTGAGTTAGGATTTACGCGGACGCAAAAACGGGTCAGCTATAATTCTCCTCGCAAGTGCAACTAGTGCGACTGAAGTTCTTTCCTTCGCTGTCTGTACACCTATCTACTGGTTGCTTtcaggtgtacatacactcgGCGCTCCCACGTCTCTtggggtgtatgtacaccccTCTCATTGCAGTTCGTTTCTAAAAGCATGTTTGTACGCGTGTTTGATCGACTTGGCCAAACGAGAATACCCGTATTAGGCCTTTCTGGCATCGTGGTGATAAGCGAACATCGAAACCTCACCGGGAGTCCTTGCAGTAGCCGGCGACTCTCAGTGTCTCTCGAGGGCACGGGTAGATTTCACAGTCGAGCGCCAAGACGCTGAGAGTCTGCAGGGAAGCAGCGCATCGATGGAAAATATGGTCATGAAAACGCGCGTGCTTCTCAGCCCAGTCACGCTTCTCTTCGTTTCGGTGGGATCTCGAAGCAGGGCTCACGCCCTCTACACATCCGCAAAGATACTGGTGCTGATACCCTCAGGGGAGGGCATGTGTGTGTCGTGTTGTCACTTGCATAGAGCTCCGCACGACCTTAAAGGTTCCCCTGCAAATGTTCATGTCTTCCTGTCTATGTTCCCTTTCTGGCCGGCGTCCGCTGACTCGCTCACCTCGCGAACTTTCCGGCAAAAGGGGCATCCCTCGAATCTGCGGCAGAGCCACAAGCAAACAAAATGGATTCCAAATTCAGTATGCCCACCTCGTCTGCGAAGAAGCATGGCTATGAAGGCGCAGCCAGAAGACAGGCAAGGCGGGCGTCCACGTATTCAGTATCCCGTTTGGTCTCATTCAACCCGACCCTGCCACCGTGCGCGGGCTGGTCAAGTCTCGTGCCTTTTCTCTGGATATTGCTTGCTGATGTTTTTTCCACTCAATGTCGCGAGTGATAGAGGGGGCACTTCCGGCGAGTACGGCATGCGAGCAACCGCGCCGACTGTCATCATgtgatgtgcccatactacggaacctagaatagaaatgCAACCCGTAGCTAAGAccatagattgtccaccgaagaccGATCGAGCGCGTTTCAAGGCGGCACAGTTGAAGCAATATAGGCTGTGAGGAGTGCAGACTttgaggcgagggagagaacggAAACCGCAGCATCCCACTCCCTTCGTGTGtaagaagagggagagcggcgcgcacgcgcgtctccttgCATCGTCCCCGCTTCCCGGTAGTCGCCGATTTGACAACTGCCTTACTCGTAGAGTTGGAGCGGCTTCTCAGGTCGCTTGCACATGTCGAGCCCTGAGGCTGCGAAGTAGCCCGAGAAAAGGCGGAAGACATCAACAAGCCAAAGGGAAAGCCAGTCTAGGAACGTCCACGCAAAGGGAAGTCGGCTCTGGACGAActggaagaaggaggagatcAGATGGCGCAGGAACCTgcgaaagcgaggcgaaaTGCTGCATAGGAAACCGTCGTGAACACGTTTCCAGCAGGGCGAGGGTTAGGAACAAAGGAAGTAGACAGCCACTGCTATTATGCAGTTCAGTTGGGAAAAATATGGGAGAATTCGAGTGACAGAGGGAAACACGACACTATGCGCAGAAACGTCAAACATGAAGAAGTCGACAGCTAGAGCAGGGCCTAGAGCAGGGCTACTAAGGACAGATGCAATCACGAATAGGGGCGAACCGCATAAGGAGGCATGGCGGGAAGCCAGAACGGTGAAagaacgaggcagaggcgcactCCGTGCAGCAAGCTTGTCGGGTAAACGCACACACAACTAACCGTGAAGACACACGGGGTTGGCAAAAGCTGGAGAACGCGATCTCATACCGGGAACGAAGGAAAGCGCCTCAGAGAGAACATGGAGACCGCTACAAGAGGCGGGAGAAGAACGAAGCAGAGGATGGATGCTCAAGGAAGGAATGGCTCTCAAGAGAACGGGGCGGGGTATGCACCCTTTTCATCCCCCGGGCTCACGAGAACCTGGTAATCAAGGAGGAAGACATGAGCACTAGCAGTACAGATACAAGGAGAGCCTACGAAACAAAGAAAAACGGCGATGGTTTCCGACGAACCTGGGGGCGAGTATCCAGGCAGTTCCTAAAACGGGAAGAAACCCGCGGCTGCTGACGTCTCGGTAGATGTGTTCAGCGAGCTTCATGGTGGACGCCTTGCAGATCGGCAGAGGTGAACCGCAAGAAAAACGTGAGAAAGCTCAAGGTCCCGCGAAACCGCTCAAAGGCCGTAGACGCGATaagtcgcccgcgcctccccttGGGGCAGATAGACACAAATAATGGCCAGTGGCGCTTGTCTTACCGTCTCCAAATGCGCGAATGCGGAAACCCGACACACCTACACCGGAAACAGAACGGAGTGAAATCAACACACACACTGCTCCGCAACAGCCCCCGCGGTCTCCAAGTGTACGAAAAGTGTAACAAGCGACTGGGAAGGCGACAACAGAAAACAAGTCTCTTTCAGAGGAAAACTCAAGGGGGAAAACGAGAGAAACGCATCCATGACCTGCCGCAACGCGATCTTGCAGCTACCATCCAGGGCAGTCTAGCGCATGCATTGAAGCTCGCGGATTTTTTTCGATGCGCCCTCCTTGGAGGTCGGCAGAATTTTGGAATTCTCCAGTCTGAGAGAAGCTGTAATGTGTTCTCTCAGCTCTGCAGCGAACTCCGAAGAAACGGCCCGAGTCTGCTGTCACAAAAACCGCTGCGACACAGACGCACGCTCATCAAGAGTACCTCGTCATTCCCGTTAACTCAGTGCCTCTTTTACTTCTTGCCTCTCCTACTTCTTGCCTTGAATGCAATTTCTCGTGGTTGCAGTCTTTCCCTTCTCAGTTAATCGAGAGCCTACTGAGACACCAACCGAAAGAGTGGGATCTGCGGAGTGTGCGAAGCAACGTAGAGACGGGGGAACCTCAGGGAGTGTGGCCGTATttcgcggagaagacgacatTGCGAAGACTCCACTTCTGTGGGAGGGTTCAGACAGAGAGGCCTCAGCCACGCACAGAGGATCGCGTGCATCTGTGAGCACATTCCACGTTTCCGCATACACGGAGTACCCGCTCTATCTGCTTGGATGTATTCCGATTACGTCTGTCACCGCAGGAAGGTCTTTGATAGGGGCTGCGTCGATCCTTCCGCAACCAGTCCGCCGGAATCGGCATGCTTGCAACGAACTCTACAGTGTTCCCTCCTGATAGCAGCATCCTCACAGGCTGCAAGAGGTCAACCGCCCGTAGGTCGCAGGAGTGGACTCTCTCGTTCCGCTGTGTATGTATCGTCCTCAATGCCACGTCTGAAATACGAGAACAACCTGGAAATGTGTGCAGGCGATCGCTGGAATCCCCAGAACTGCCTTCCTATGCCCCTCTTTGAAGTTTGGATAGGGCGCATCGTGTATCGTGTGGAGTGGAATACGCTAAAGACCCTCCTCTGCATCAATACTGATGATTTTCAGGGCTTTATTAGGAAGCGTATCTGTGGGTCGTCTCGTCGATGCCAAGAGGTGTCCGCTCAAAGACAAATGGCATTCTAGGCTTTACTTGGAAGCGAGTAATGTGGTTTCTCTCATTGATGTCAACAGGCGCTCGCTCTATCGATTTGTAGCCtcgagcgaggagaaaagagagacaccACCGCTACAAGACTCGACAGCGTTCCTCGAGTATTTTCCCGCCCGTTTGATCGAGATTCTGAAGCGGCTGAACAACAAGGGTGGCTAACATGTCACTCATCTCTTTGCCTTGTGGAAACAGCTGCTCAGCGAATAAAGATGTGCAGCTTCCGGTATCTCCGCCTTTTTCATTCGCAACACTCTACCACGTATACCTCAGATTCACGCATACAAGTCTTTGAGTTGGGATTTGAAATACATGATCAAAAACGAGCGTATGAAAGGAAGAGTAGGGGCAATCTCATGACGAGTTAGTGCGTTGCCCGGCTTTTCTGCCAGCCAAGCGCAACGAAAATATGAAAGCGGAGatcgcgcaggcgacggcgtggcGCCGCCCCTCTCCTACGTGCTTCACCAAGCACCCGTTGACGTTGAACTGTTCACGTTCAAATACACGTACCAATATGTTTTCAGGAGAAATTTATGCTGAAAACTCCTTTATTTCGCTAGTGAACAAGTCAATTTTTGGTCACTCACGGGCGGACCGGAGAAAGTGTCAAGCCTGCTCGGGTCGCTTCTGAGCTCGCGGTTCTTATCAAATAGAAAAGTAGAGTGTACGCGCTATGCGATGGATGCGTTTCAAGATCGGTTACATAACCAACCATGTCAGAAGAGTGAGATCAAGGCGGCTCCATTTTAAGGCATCTGACATGCCCACTCTCGAACTGGCTGGCACCTCAATCCCTTTCGAAAGAAAAAGTGTGCTCCCCGTGGTGGCGCTAGGCACGTGTACGCTGCATGTGTGTGAAATACCACCGGAATGCGACTTCAGGCCGCAAAGGCACAGAGTGAGACCAGTCTTTCCCTCTTAGACAAAGGACTCTCTCTAGTAAGACGAAAAaacgagcggctgcggcacgtACAAAAAAGACGCGCAGCTCAAGGTTCCTCTCAAACCGAATCCAGACGCATCATGCAAACAAAAACACACCAGGGGCGCCAGGGAGGCCACGCTGCGCATATACCTGCGAATAGATACATATGCTCAAATC from Besnoitia besnoiti strain Bb-Ger1 chromosome X, whole genome shotgun sequence encodes the following:
- a CDS encoding glutathione s-transferase, n-terminal domain containing protein (encoded by transcript BESB_018120), yielding MKLAEHIYRDVSSRGFLPVLGTAWILAPRFLRHLISSFFQFVQSRLPFAWTFLDWLSLWLVDVFRLFSGYFAASGLDMCKRPEKPLQLYEFEGCPFCRKVRETLSVLALDCEIYPCPRETLRVAGYCKDSRYRPTVKRAGGSLMFPYLEDPNSGVRMYQSDEIIKYLWREYGSNARAPLNYRLAKVGFFEMISLPLTTFCRPMMTAGILRVPAEVPKKPLELWGCEASAPTRRVREILTSLELPYTLHTTAIGSGKTRPSPVGKTRSWPSAFPANCFGLACYASAIPTYLRDPNTDVELGNSAAIAQYLLDTYQKGDAPKETWLMYGKGGVAND